The Actinomadura graeca nucleotide sequence CGGTGACGTACGAGACCCTGGTGACGGCGTGAGGATCGTCCAGCTCGCCAACCTCTACAGCCCCGTCTCCGGCGGCCTCCGCACGGCCGTCGACATGCTCGGCTCCGGCTACGCCGCGGCCGGGCACCGGCGCGCCCTCGTCGTCCCCGGCCCCGCCTACACGCGCCGCGACACCCCGGACGGGCCGGTCATCACCGTGCCGGGGCCCTCGGTCGCGCCCGGGTACCGGCTCGTCCTCGACCCGCGTCCCGTGCTGCGCGTGCTCGGGCGGCTCCGCCCGGACGTCATCGAGGTGTCGGACAAGGCGACCCTGACGGTCGCGGCCCGGTGGGCGCGGCGGCGCGGCGTCCGCACCGTCCTGTTCTCGCACGAGCGGCTCGACGCGATCCTCGGGCCGCGCACGCCCGGCTGGGTGCCGCTGGAGGCCGTCGCCGACCGCTGGAACCGGCGGCTGGCGGCCTCGTTCGACGCGATCGTCGTCACCTCCGCGTTCGCCGCCGCCGAGTTCGCGCGGATCGGCGCGCCGTCGCTGCACCGTGTCCCGCTGGGCGTGGACCTGGCGACGTTCCGCCCTCTCGCCATCCCGCACGCGGCCGGGGACGGGACCGGGGAGCCCGTGCGGCTCGTGCATCTCGGGCGCCTGTCGGCCGAGAAGCGGCCCGACCTCGCGATCGGCGCCGTCGCGGAGCTGGCGCGCCGGGGCGTCCGGGCGCGGCTGGACGTCGTCGGGGACGGGCCGTGCGGCCCCCGCCTGCGCGCCTGGGCGGAACGCGACCGGCTGCCCGTCCGGTTCCACGGCCACGTCGGCGGCCGCGCCGCCGTGGCCGCGCTCCTCGCGCGGGCGGACGTCGCGCTCGCGACCTGCCCGATCGAGTCGTTCGGCCTGGCCGTCCTCGAAGCGCTCGCCTGCGGGACGCCCGTCGTCGCCGCCGACCGGGGCGCCGCGCGCGAGCTGCTCGTCCCCGGCGCCGGGGCGGGGGCGGCGCCGTGCGCGGCGGCGTTCGCCGACGGCGTGCGGGAGGTGCTGCGCGTCCCGGCCGCCCGGCGGCGCGCCGCCGCCCGCGCCCGCGCCGAGCGCTACCCATGGACGACCACGATCGAGGGCATGCTGGACGTCCTGACGATCAGGACGCGACCGCGACCGCGACCAGGACCGGGGCGGTGACCGCGCCCGCGCCTCGCCTGCTGACCGAACTTGCAGTCCGGCGGCAGGTCGGGCTGCTCGAACTCACCGTCCGGGATGGGCAGCGGGGCGTCCTTCACCGTGTACCCCTCCAGCCATTTCCCGAAGGGCCCGGAACTGTTCGCGCTGTGCGGTGCGGGACCGCTCCCCATCTGCTGGCACTGGGCCAGCGTGACGCCCCAGGAGAAGCCCGCCCGGTCCCACTTGTGGCCGCGCGGTGACTGATAGAACGTCAGGTTCGCGCGTTTCTCGTTCGCCGGGGAGTCGTCCTGCCGTATCCCCGAGACGATCGCGATGGGCCCGGTCGCCATCACGTAGTCGACCTTGATCCAGCCCCAGTGGTGCCGGGACGGCCCGCCGGGCTCGTCCGGCGAGTAGTGGTCGTACTTCACCGTTCCCCGCGCGGCCCCGAACACGATCTTCCCGTTGACGAGCTTCCACGGCCCGCCGTGCGCGTCGACGATGAACCGCCGGTAGGGGTTCTCCGGATCGGCGGGGAACTTCAGCCACGCGTCCCCGGTGACATGGGCCTCTTTGAACGGCCCCGGAGCCCCTTCCCGCCCGGCCGCCCCCGGCCGCGCGCCGGGCGTCCCGTCCTGGGCCATCGCGCTCCCCGTCCCTGCCATGGCGGCCGTCGCGAGCACGGCCGTCCCGGCCAGGAGCGCGCGCTTCCCGTACCTCATGTGGGTCCCCTTTCCGCGGACGCCGCTCGCCCGCCCCCACACGCTCCCAGCGGCCGCCCCCGCCGCTCTTCCCCCGCGCGGCCGAACCGGTTCGCCCGCAGGGGGGAATGTCACTCCCGGGCCTTGCCCCGGACGTAGACCCACTCGCCGTCATGCCGTACGAAGCGGCTGACCTCATGCAATTCCCCGCGCTCGTTCCCCGCGGCGTAGTGGGCACGGAATTCCACGGTCCCCTTGTCGTCTCCGGGGCCTCCGCGCTCCGTCCGGACGATCTCCAGCCGCACCCACCGCGGCCCGGCGCCGACGTCGACGCGCTCCGGCCGCGTCGCCGGATGCCAGCTGCGCAGCAGGTACGCCTCGTCCCGCCGCGCGAACGCGCTGAACCGCGACCGCATCAGCTCCTCGGCGGTCCCCGCCCGCGCCTCCCCGCGGTGCAGCCGCCCGCAGCACTCCCGGTAGCGGACACCGGTCCCGCAGTCACATCCGGCCATCCCCCCATTCTGCGGCACAGGGGCGGCCGGCACGGTGCTGATCTTTCTTCCCCGTTCGCGTGGCAGGACCGCTACAAAGCGGGACGATTGACTCCCGTGGCGCGGCGTCCGATCATCCCTTCACGGCCGGCCCGTCACCGGTCGCGTCACACCACCGGGCGAGCACGCCGTCGCAGTGCGTGTTCGGGTGCTCTGTGGTTTTTTGTCACTGTGTGACCGAAGTGGAGGTCGTCTCATCGTCGCAGATCGGACATGCCGTGCCGTCACAGACAAGGACTGTTCCGCCACAGTCAAGTTCACCGGCGGCAGAGCAGGTGAACTTGCCCGAAGCGTCCAGTGCGGACGAGGAAGGGGGTCGCCGTGACCGCGGACCGTCAGTCCGACACCGAGGAAAAAGCCGAACGGGCACCTCGGAGCCAAGAAAAGACCACTCCATCGGCACTCGGCCGGCTTCCGGTGCTGGCCGTCAGAGCCGGACGCGGGGAGGCGACGAGCGTCCTGGTCGCCACCCTGGTCCTGATCATCTTCACCAGCGTGCTGCATCCGGACTTCCTCCGGCCGGGGCAGCTTCTCGACACCCTACAGTCGTCGGTCTACGTCGGGCTCCTGGCCTGCGGCATGGCCTATCTCCTCTCGATGCGCGAGATAGACCTGTCCGTGGGGTCGACGTTCGGGCTGACGGTGATCTGCACCGGGCTGCTCATGAACCACGGTGTGCCGGCCTGGCCGTCCGCCGGGCTGGGCATCCTGCTCGGCGCGGGGCTCGGCCTCGTCAACGCCCTGATCGTGCAGTTCATCGGAATCCCCGCGATCGTGGCGACACTGGCCACGCTGTCGGTCTTCCGCGGACTGGCGCTCGCGCTCAGCGGCGGCCAGCAGGTGACCGGGCTCCCCCTGGACAGCTCGTTCTTCACCCTGCTCGGCGGTAAGACCCTCGGGGTCCCCACGAGCGTGTGGGTGCTGGTCCTGGTGGCCGTCCTCCTTACCCTGGTGCTGCGGTTCACCCCGTTCGGGTACCGGGTGCGCGAGATCGGCTCGAACCCCGAGGCGGCGACGTTCTCCGGGATCTCGATCCCGCGGGTCCGTCTCCAGGCACTGGTCCTCATCGGACTCCTCGCGGGCCTGTCGGGTGTGCTCGGGCTTGCCTTCTTCACCTCCGGTGACCCCAACATCGGCACCGGATTCGAACTCCAGGCGATCGCCGCCGCCATCATCGGCGGGACGCCCCTGCGCGGCGGAAGCGCCACCGTCATCGGTGCCTGCCTCGGCGCGGTCCTGCTGAGCGTCGTCACGAGCGGCCTGCAGTACTTCAACATTCCCGCCAATTGGAGCGCGTTCGCGACCGGCGGAGTCATTCTCGCGGCGGTCGCACTCGACAGTCTGGTGCGGCGACGGCGGCGACGTGACGACGCCCTGCTTGGACTCTGAACACCTCTGAGGAGGGCAACGTGAAGATCAAATCTCTTACCCTGGCCACCGTGCTGATCGGCTCCGTCGCACTGGCGGGATGCGGGTCGAGCGACTCCGGCGACTCCGGCAAGAAGAAGTCCGGCACGCTGAAGATGGGCTTCATCTACGCGAGCACCACGCAGAACCCCTTCCAGGAGATGGCGTTCGGGGCCAAGGCCGCGGCGGCCGCCGACGGCAAGGTCACCCTCAACGCCGCCGCGCCGACCGGCGTCAACGGGCCCGCCCAGGTCCAGCTCTTCCGTTCCGCGATCCGGAACTCCCGCGACGGGATCGGGCTCCAGAGCCTCGCGCCCGACCTGTTCGTGCGTCCCCTCGTCCAGGCCGACGACGACGGCGTCCCGACCGTCGCCGTGGACGCCGCGCCCCCGGCCGGCACGAAGACGACGCTCTTCGTCGGCAACAGCAACACCGAGGTCGGGCGGGCGCTCGGCGAGGAGTTCATCAAGCGCGTCCCGAAGGACGCCAAGGGCGAGGTCGTCATCGGCAACGACATCCCCGGCCTCCGCCTGCTCGAGCAGCGCATCGAGGGACTGACCGCCGTCATCAAGAAGGAGCGGCCCAACCTGACGATCAAGGGGCCGTTCGACGCCAAGTCCGAGCCCACCGACAACTACAACGCCTGGAACTCGATCGTCAAGGCGAACCCGAACGCCATGGCCTACCTGGGTGTCGGCGGCCAGGACGGCGTCTCGCTGCCGCTCATCCAGAAGCAGACCGGCCGCAAGTTCCTGGCCGGATCGTGCGACATCGACCCGGCCGCGCTGAAGGCCGTCAAGGACGGGTCGCTGTTCGCCCTGTCCTCGCCCGAGCACTGGCTGAAGGGCTACGTGGCGCTCCAGCTGCTCATCGACCACCAGCGCAAGGGCACCAAGCTGCCGGAGGGCTGGTGGAACCCGGGGACGCTGGTCATCAACTCGGCGAACATCGACGAGATCATGAAGCGGCAGGTCAACGAGCAGAGCCGGACCGCGTACTTCAAGGCGATCACCCAGCAGCAGCTGTCCGACCCGTCCAAGTACCTCAAGCCGCTCGAACAGGCGAACTGAGCACCATGGCGGTACTACAGGCACGGGACATCAGCAAGTCCTACGGCGGCGTCACCGCGCTCGCGAGCGGCACGATCAGTGTCGAGGCGGGCTCGGTGCACGCGCTGCTCGGCGAGAACGGGGCCGGGAAGTCGACCATGGTGAAGGTCCTGTCCGGGACGATCCGCCCGGACTCGGGGGACCTCACCCTGGACGGGCGTCCCGTCGCCTTCCACGACACGGCCGACGCCGTGCGCCACGGGGTGGCGGTCGTGTCGCAGGAGCTGAACCTCTTCCCCGACCTCGATGTGCTCGCCAACCTCTTCCCGCTCAGGGAGCCGCGCCGCGGCCCGTTCCTGAACCGGCGCGCCATGGCCGAGGCGGCGCGGCCGACCCTCGACGGCCTCGGGCTGGACGTGGACCTGCGCACGCCGGTCGGGGAGCTCTCGCTCGGGCAGCGCCAGCTCGTCGAGATCGCCCGGGCGCTGATCGCCGAGCCGCGCGTCCTCATCCTGGACGAGCCGACCTCGGCGCTCGACCGGGACGGCTCGGACCGGCTGCTCGGCATCCTCCAGGTGCTGCGGC carries:
- a CDS encoding glycosyltransferase, which gives rise to MRIVQLANLYSPVSGGLRTAVDMLGSGYAAAGHRRALVVPGPAYTRRDTPDGPVITVPGPSVAPGYRLVLDPRPVLRVLGRLRPDVIEVSDKATLTVAARWARRRGVRTVLFSHERLDAILGPRTPGWVPLEAVADRWNRRLAASFDAIVVTSAFAAAEFARIGAPSLHRVPLGVDLATFRPLAIPHAAGDGTGEPVRLVHLGRLSAEKRPDLAIGAVAELARRGVRARLDVVGDGPCGPRLRAWAERDRLPVRFHGHVGGRAAVAALLARADVALATCPIESFGLAVLEALACGTPVVAADRGAARELLVPGAGAGAAPCAAAFADGVREVLRVPAARRRAAARARAERYPWTTTIEGMLDVLTIRTRPRPRPGPGR
- a CDS encoding YchJ family protein, producing the protein MAGCDCGTGVRYRECCGRLHRGEARAGTAEELMRSRFSAFARRDEAYLLRSWHPATRPERVDVGAGPRWVRLEIVRTERGGPGDDKGTVEFRAHYAAGNERGELHEVSRFVRHDGEWVYVRGKARE
- a CDS encoding ABC transporter permease; this encodes MLAVRAGRGEATSVLVATLVLIIFTSVLHPDFLRPGQLLDTLQSSVYVGLLACGMAYLLSMREIDLSVGSTFGLTVICTGLLMNHGVPAWPSAGLGILLGAGLGLVNALIVQFIGIPAIVATLATLSVFRGLALALSGGQQVTGLPLDSSFFTLLGGKTLGVPTSVWVLVLVAVLLTLVLRFTPFGYRVREIGSNPEAATFSGISIPRVRLQALVLIGLLAGLSGVLGLAFFTSGDPNIGTGFELQAIAAAIIGGTPLRGGSATVIGACLGAVLLSVVTSGLQYFNIPANWSAFATGGVILAAVALDSLVRRRRRRDDALLGL
- a CDS encoding sugar ABC transporter substrate-binding protein, with product MKIKSLTLATVLIGSVALAGCGSSDSGDSGKKKSGTLKMGFIYASTTQNPFQEMAFGAKAAAAADGKVTLNAAAPTGVNGPAQVQLFRSAIRNSRDGIGLQSLAPDLFVRPLVQADDDGVPTVAVDAAPPAGTKTTLFVGNSNTEVGRALGEEFIKRVPKDAKGEVVIGNDIPGLRLLEQRIEGLTAVIKKERPNLTIKGPFDAKSEPTDNYNAWNSIVKANPNAMAYLGVGGQDGVSLPLIQKQTGRKFLAGSCDIDPAALKAVKDGSLFALSSPEHWLKGYVALQLLIDHQRKGTKLPEGWWNPGTLVINSANIDEIMKRQVNEQSRTAYFKAITQQQLSDPSKYLKPLEQAN